A DNA window from Bacteroides cellulosilyticus contains the following coding sequences:
- a CDS encoding SurA N-terminal domain-containing protein: MATLQNIRSKGPLLVIVIGLALFAFIAGDAWKVLQPHQSHDVGEVNGESLSAQDYQSLVEEYTEVVKFSRGTSALTDEENNQIKDEVWRNYVNNKLIENEAKKLGLSVSKAELQSIIDAGVHPMLQQTPFRNPQTGAFDKDMLKKFLVDYSKMNTAQMPAQYAEYYQSMYKFWSFLEKQLVQTRLAEKYQALVSKSLFSNPVEAQDAFNARVDQSDMLLAAIPYSSIVDSTVTITDADLKAAYDKKKEQFKQYVETRNIKFIDVQVTASPEDRNAIQQEVVEYTEQLAGTPGDYSTLVRAAGSEVPYIDLYYTSKALPTDVAARLDSVSVGGVYGPYYNATDNTINSFKKLAIASMADSIQYRQIQVVAEDAAKTKTLADSIYTAIKGGADFAEIAKKYGQTGEATWISSANYEGAQLDGDNLKYVNTITTLGKNEMTNLNLAQANIIVQVMDKKAVKDKYKVAVIKRPVEFSKETYSKAYNEFSQFIASNPTLEKMVANAEDAGYKLLDRNDLYSSEHGIGGIRGTKEALRWAFSAKTGEVSGLYECGESDRMLVVGVSAIVPAGYRPLALVKDQLRLELLRDKKAEKIMADMKAAGATSFDQFKAMPEAVSDSVKHVTFAAPAYVPVLRASEPLVGAYASIAELNQLSAPIKGNGGVFVLQPYAKDKLNETFNQETEETTLQNMHARMASQFLNDLYLKADVKDSRYLFF, encoded by the coding sequence ATGGCAACATTACAAAACATTCGGTCTAAAGGACCCTTATTGGTGATTGTTATTGGTTTGGCGCTGTTCGCTTTCATTGCGGGAGACGCATGGAAGGTATTGCAGCCACACCAGTCACATGATGTAGGAGAGGTTAACGGAGAGTCACTTTCCGCTCAGGATTATCAGAGCTTGGTAGAAGAATATACTGAAGTTGTGAAATTTTCCAGAGGAACAAGTGCACTCACAGATGAAGAAAACAATCAGATTAAAGATGAAGTTTGGAGAAACTACGTTAACAATAAGTTGATTGAAAACGAAGCAAAAAAACTTGGTTTGTCAGTTTCTAAAGCAGAACTCCAGTCAATCATTGATGCAGGTGTACACCCGATGTTGCAGCAGACCCCGTTCCGTAATCCGCAAACTGGTGCTTTCGACAAAGATATGTTGAAGAAGTTCCTCGTAGATTACTCTAAGATGAACACAGCGCAGATGCCGGCACAGTATGCAGAATATTATCAGTCTATGTACAAGTTCTGGTCTTTCCTTGAAAAACAATTGGTTCAGACTCGTCTGGCTGAGAAATATCAGGCTTTGGTTTCAAAGTCTCTTTTCTCTAATCCGGTAGAAGCTCAGGATGCTTTCAATGCAAGAGTGGATCAGTCTGATATGTTGCTGGCTGCCATTCCTTATTCTTCAATCGTAGATTCTACAGTGACCATCACAGATGCAGACCTGAAAGCAGCTTATGACAAGAAGAAAGAGCAATTCAAACAATATGTGGAAACTCGTAACATCAAGTTTATTGATGTACAAGTAACTGCAAGCCCTGAAGACAGAAATGCTATCCAACAGGAAGTAGTGGAATATACTGAACAACTTGCAGGTACTCCGGGTGATTATTCTACACTCGTTCGTGCTGCCGGTTCTGAAGTTCCTTACATTGATCTATATTATACTTCTAAGGCGTTGCCTACCGATGTAGCTGCTCGTCTGGACTCTGTTTCAGTAGGTGGTGTATATGGTCCTTACTACAATGCGACTGACAATACGATCAACTCGTTCAAGAAGTTGGCTATTGCTTCAATGGCAGACTCTATTCAGTATCGTCAGATACAGGTGGTTGCTGAAGATGCTGCGAAGACAAAAACTTTGGCTGACAGTATCTATACTGCCATCAAAGGTGGTGCAGACTTTGCTGAAATCGCTAAGAAGTATGGTCAGACCGGTGAGGCCACCTGGATTTCTTCTGCTAACTACGAAGGCGCACAGTTGGATGGTGACAACCTGAAGTATGTGAATACAATCACTACTCTTGGCAAGAACGAAATGACCAACCTGAACCTGGCACAGGCAAATATCATTGTACAGGTGATGGATAAGAAGGCTGTTAAAGATAAATATAAAGTAGCCGTTATCAAACGTCCGGTAGAGTTCAGCAAAGAAACTTACAGCAAGGCGTACAATGAATTCAGCCAGTTTATCGCTTCTAACCCGACACTGGAGAAGATGGTAGCTAATGCTGAAGATGCTGGTTATAAGCTTTTGGATAGAAACGATTTGTATAGTTCTGAACATGGTATCGGTGGTATCAGAGGTACTAAAGAAGCTTTGAGATGGGCATTCTCTGCAAAAACCGGTGAAGTATCCGGTTTGTATGAGTGTGGCGAAAGTGACCGTATGTTGGTAGTGGGCGTTTCTGCTATTGTTCCGGCTGGTTACCGTCCGTTGGCTTTGGTGAAAGACCAACTGAGACTTGAATTGCTTCGCGACAAGAAGGCTGAGAAGATTATGGCTGACATGAAGGCTGCCGGCGCTACTTCATTCGATCAATTTAAAGCTATGCCTGAAGCAGTAAGCGATTCTGTGAAACACGTAACTTTTGCAGCTCCCGCTTATGTTCCGGTATTGCGTGCAAGTGAACCGTTGGTAGGCGCTTATGCATCGATTGCCGAACTGAACCAACTGAGTGCTCCGATAAAGGGTAATGGTGGTGTATTTGTTCTTCAACCGTATGCAAAAGATAAACTGAACGAAACTTTCAACCAGGAAACAGAAGAAACTACGTTGCAGAATATGCATGCCCGTATGGCAAGCCAGTTCCTCAACGACTTGTATCTGAAAGCTGATGTGAAAGATAGCCGTTATCTGTTCTTCTAA
- the rlmN gene encoding 23S rRNA (adenine(2503)-C(2))-methyltransferase RlmN — MPKQTLLGLTLTELQEAVKRLGMPGFSAKQIASWMYDKKVNSIDDMTNLSLKHRDLLKDVYEVGAEAPVEAMRSTDGTVKYLYRAGDKNFVEAVYIPDEDRATLCVSSQVGCKMNCKFCMTGKQGFSANLTANQIINQINSLPERDKLTNVVMMGMGEPLDNLDEVLKALEIMTASYGYGWSPKRITLSTVGLRKGFQRFIEESECHLAVSLHSPVALQRRELMPAEKSFSITEMVDMLKNYDFSKQRRLSFEYIVFKGVNDSLLYAKELLKLLRGLDCRINLIRFHAIPGVDLEGADMETMTKLRDYLTSRGLFTTIRASRGEDIFAACGMLSTAKQEENKQELI, encoded by the coding sequence ATGCCGAAACAAACTCTTTTAGGACTGACACTCACTGAATTGCAGGAGGCGGTGAAAAGACTGGGAATGCCCGGGTTTTCCGCCAAACAGATTGCTTCATGGATGTATGACAAGAAAGTGAACTCCATAGACGATATGACCAACTTGTCGCTGAAACATCGGGATCTCCTGAAAGATGTCTACGAAGTAGGAGCGGAGGCACCTGTGGAAGCTATGCGTTCCACAGACGGTACAGTGAAATACTTGTATCGGGCAGGTGATAAGAACTTTGTAGAGGCGGTTTATATTCCCGATGAAGATCGTGCCACACTTTGTGTATCTTCTCAGGTGGGATGTAAGATGAACTGTAAGTTTTGTATGACGGGTAAGCAAGGCTTCAGTGCCAACCTGACTGCCAACCAGATAATCAATCAGATAAATTCTCTTCCCGAGCGGGATAAATTGACCAATGTGGTGATGATGGGCATGGGCGAGCCTTTGGATAATCTGGACGAGGTGCTGAAAGCTCTGGAAATTATGACTGCTTCTTATGGATATGGATGGAGCCCCAAGCGGATCACACTCTCTACCGTTGGTTTACGCAAAGGATTTCAGCGCTTTATAGAAGAGTCGGAATGTCATCTGGCTGTCAGCTTACACTCTCCGGTAGCCTTGCAACGTCGCGAACTGATGCCTGCTGAGAAATCTTTCTCTATCACTGAAATGGTAGACATGTTAAAAAACTATGATTTTAGTAAACAGCGTAGACTATCTTTTGAATATATTGTTTTTAAGGGTGTGAATGATTCGTTGCTCTATGCTAAGGAATTGTTGAAACTCTTGCGTGGACTGGACTGCCGTATCAACCTCATTCGCTTTCATGCCATTCCCGGTGTAGACCTGGAGGGAGCGGATATGGAAACAATGACTAAACTCCGTGATTACCTGACTTCCCGCGGTTTGTTTACTACGATACGTGCTTCCCGCGGTGAAGATATATTTGCCGCTTGCGGCATGCTTTCCACTGCCAAACAGGAAGAGAATAAACAAGAATTAATATAA
- the pdxA gene encoding 4-hydroxythreonine-4-phosphate dehydrogenase PdxA produces MEDNKIKVGITQGDINGVGYEVILKAFSDPVMLELCTPVIYGSPKVAAYHRKSLDLPTNFSIVNSAAEAAYNRLSVVNCTDDEVKVEFSKADPEAGKAALGALERAIEEYKEGLIDVIVTAPINKHTIQSETFAFPGHTEYIEERLGNGAKSLMILMKDDFRVALVTGHIPVSQIASTITKELIEEKLAIFNQSLKQDFAIDAPRIAVLSLNPHAGDEGLLGKEEEEIIIPALKEMSARGILCYGPYPADGFMGSGNFTHFDGVLAMYHDQGLAPFKALAMDEGVNYTAGLPVIRTSPAHGTAYDIAGKGLASEDSFRQAIYVAIDVFRNRLRDKAAHANPLRKQYYEKRDDSDKLKLDSVEEDL; encoded by the coding sequence ATGGAAGATAATAAAATAAAAGTCGGCATTACACAAGGAGACATAAACGGTGTGGGTTATGAAGTTATTCTGAAAGCATTCTCCGACCCCGTTATGCTGGAACTGTGTACACCTGTTATTTATGGCTCCCCTAAGGTGGCAGCTTATCATCGCAAGTCACTTGATTTGCCGACAAACTTCAGTATCGTGAACTCTGCTGCGGAAGCGGCTTACAACCGTTTGAGTGTAGTGAACTGTACGGATGATGAAGTGAAAGTAGAATTCTCAAAGGCAGATCCTGAAGCCGGAAAGGCTGCACTCGGTGCATTGGAAAGAGCTATCGAGGAATATAAAGAGGGATTGATTGACGTGATTGTCACAGCTCCCATCAACAAGCATACCATTCAGTCGGAAACTTTTGCATTTCCCGGTCATACGGAATATATAGAAGAGAGACTGGGCAATGGTGCCAAGTCATTGATGATTCTGATGAAAGATGATTTCCGGGTGGCATTGGTTACCGGACATATCCCTGTCAGCCAGATTGCTTCGACTATAACGAAGGAACTGATAGAGGAGAAACTGGCTATCTTCAACCAGTCGTTGAAGCAGGACTTCGCTATCGATGCACCGCGTATTGCCGTACTTTCTCTGAATCCGCATGCGGGAGATGAAGGTCTGCTGGGAAAAGAAGAAGAAGAAATTATCATTCCGGCATTGAAAGAGATGTCTGCCAGAGGTATCTTGTGCTATGGACCGTATCCGGCTGACGGCTTTATGGGTTCAGGCAATTTCACTCATTTTGACGGTGTGCTTGCCATGTATCACGATCAGGGACTGGCACCGTTCAAAGCACTGGCGATGGACGAAGGTGTGAATTATACTGCCGGATTGCCTGTGATACGTACTTCACCGGCTCATGGCACTGCATACGATATTGCAGGAAAAGGTTTGGCGAGTGAAGACTCTTTCCGTCAGGCTATTTATGTGGCTATCGACGTGTTCCGTAATCGCCTGCGTGATAAAGCAGCACATGCCAACCCTTTGCGAAAACAATATTACGAAAAGCGTGATGACAGCGATAAGCTGAAACTCGATAGTGTGGAAGAAGATTTGTAG
- the lptC gene encoding LPS export ABC transporter periplasmic protein LptC → MLPQRSNVLFCRSLSITIAFGAVVMLLLFSACSGRHKDLGNAITERDSLPVMDTKGVMTLISDSGVTRYRINTEEWLVFDRKNPPYWAFEKGIYLEKFDSIFNVDASIQADTAYYYEKQKLWKLMSNVHIQNLKGEKFDTDLLYWDQNKHRVYSDQRIRIEQPDQIIYAIGFESDEQLNKYTFFKPEGEFYVDDDATAPADSVQTGSLPKDSIKP, encoded by the coding sequence ATGTTACCACAACGAAGTAACGTTCTATTTTGTAGAAGTTTGAGCATAACCATTGCCTTTGGGGCAGTGGTTATGCTTCTTTTATTTTCCGCCTGTTCCGGACGGCATAAGGATCTGGGAAATGCCATAACCGAGCGTGATTCATTGCCTGTGATGGATACGAAAGGGGTAATGACTTTGATCTCTGACTCCGGTGTCACCCGCTATCGAATCAATACGGAAGAGTGGTTGGTTTTTGACCGGAAAAATCCACCTTATTGGGCATTCGAGAAAGGTATATATCTGGAGAAGTTCGATTCTATATTTAATGTAGATGCAAGTATCCAGGCAGATACGGCATATTATTATGAGAAGCAAAAGTTGTGGAAGCTGATGAGTAATGTGCATATTCAAAATCTCAAAGGTGAGAAGTTTGATACAGACTTGTTATATTGGGACCAGAATAAGCATAGGGTTTATTCTGATCAGCGGATTCGTATAGAACAACCTGATCAAATTATTTATGCCATTGGTTTTGAATCTGATGAACAATTGAATAAGTACACGTTTTTTAAGCCAGAAGGTGAATTTTATGTGGATGATGATGCCACAGCTCCTGCAGACAGCGTGCAAACTGGTAGTCTGCCAAAAGATAGTATCAAACCATAA
- a CDS encoding LptE family protein, whose translation MDWIKKIASTALLLSILLVVNSCSIKIGLAPISSIDYSKVKTISIADFQNRAEYVYAPLATEFNQSLKDLFMRQTRLSLVNSNADLEIDGEITGYNQYNEAVDASGYSSKVKVTLTVKVTFVNNTDHKDDFTDQQFSAFQTYDSSKLLTEVQDELISLMVKDITEQIFNATVANW comes from the coding sequence ATGGATTGGATTAAAAAAATAGCCTCGACAGCTTTGTTGTTGAGCATCTTACTGGTAGTAAATTCGTGTAGCATTAAGATAGGACTTGCCCCGATCAGTTCGATTGACTACTCTAAAGTAAAAACTATTTCGATAGCGGATTTTCAAAATCGTGCAGAGTATGTATATGCGCCGTTGGCTACTGAATTTAACCAGAGCCTGAAAGACTTGTTCATGCGTCAGACACGCTTGTCACTGGTCAATAGTAACGCCGATCTTGAAATTGATGGTGAGATTACCGGTTATAATCAATATAACGAAGCGGTGGATGCCAGTGGATATTCTTCAAAGGTAAAAGTTACTTTGACTGTGAAAGTTACTTTTGTGAATAATACGGATCATAAGGATGATTTCACGGATCAGCAATTCTCTGCTTTCCAAACTTATGATTCTTCTAAGCTGCTGACCGAAGTGCAAGATGAATTGATAAGCCTGATGGTGAAAGACATAACAGAACAAATCTTTAACGCAACCGTAGCTAACTGGTAA
- a CDS encoding DUF4837 family protein, whose product MRKQLFYLSLTIVAIALSACSGGKKGVFGATSSGRAYEILVVVDPAMWERPAGRALYDVLDTDVPGLPQSERSFRMMYTSPANYDATLKLIRNIIIADVQDIYTQPKFKYAKDVYAAPQTILTIQAPDEASFEQFVTENKQTIIDFFTRAEMNRQITFLEKKHNDYVTTKVKSMFDCDIWVPAELSSTKQGENFFWAGTNAATGDQNFVIYSFPYKDKNTFTKEYFVQMRDSVMKANIPGAKEGMYMATDSLMTDVRPLNVQGEYALEARGLWRMKGDFMGGPFVSHMRLDPVNQRIIVVEAFIYSPDKLKRNLMRQMEASLYTLRVPGDKQTGAEIPLGVTKEQSKATDQGK is encoded by the coding sequence ATGAGAAAGCAGCTGTTTTATTTAAGTCTGACTATTGTAGCAATTGCCCTTTCCGCATGTAGTGGCGGTAAGAAAGGCGTGTTTGGTGCGACTTCAAGTGGTCGTGCGTATGAAATTCTGGTAGTGGTTGATCCCGCTATGTGGGAACGTCCTGCCGGTAGGGCGCTTTATGATGTACTTGATACGGATGTACCGGGGCTCCCCCAGTCCGAACGTTCTTTCCGTATGATGTACACTTCTCCTGCCAATTATGATGCTACGTTAAAGTTGATTCGTAACATTATTATCGCTGATGTACAGGATATTTATACCCAGCCTAAGTTTAAATATGCGAAGGATGTATATGCTGCTCCGCAAACTATCCTGACTATACAGGCTCCTGATGAAGCTTCTTTCGAGCAGTTTGTGACGGAAAACAAACAGACTATCATTGATTTCTTTACCCGTGCGGAAATGAACCGACAGATTACGTTCTTGGAAAAGAAGCATAATGATTATGTGACGACAAAAGTAAAGAGTATGTTTGATTGTGATATCTGGGTGCCTGCTGAACTTTCTTCTACCAAGCAAGGAGAGAACTTCTTCTGGGCTGGTACGAATGCAGCTACCGGTGATCAGAACTTTGTCATTTACTCTTTCCCGTACAAAGATAAGAATACATTTACCAAGGAATATTTTGTGCAGATGCGTGACTCTGTCATGAAGGCTAACATTCCGGGAGCGAAGGAAGGCATGTATATGGCAACTGACTCCTTAATGACCGATGTTCGTCCTCTTAATGTACAAGGAGAGTATGCGCTGGAAGCTCGTGGTCTGTGGCGTATGAAGGGAGATTTTATGGGTGGTCCGTTTGTTTCGCACATGCGCTTGGATCCGGTGAACCAACGTATTATTGTTGTGGAAGCCTTTATCTATTCACCTGATAAGTTGAAACGTAATCTGATGCGCCAGATGGAAGCCTCTCTTTACACTTTGAGAGTGCCGGGTGATAAACAGACAGGAGCTGAGATTCCATTGGGCGTGACGAAAGAGCAGAGTAAAGCTACTGATCAAGGAAAATAA
- a CDS encoding tetratricopeptide repeat protein yields the protein MKIKTLVAVLLLSGGVTSVLAQEDCNKNSSISHEAVRANNFKDAYLPWKEVLKDCPTLRYYTYTDGIKILSSFLNDIKDRNSADYKKYFDELMEVFDLRMKYTPDFMHLKGTPSVGEVLGNKAINYIAYAPNIDVNQAYAWLKESLDTEKGGSKGPILHYFLDMSLNKLKGDPNHKEQFIQDYLTDSEYADAAIAAEDDAKKKAALQQVKENLVAMFINSGTADCESLQGIYGPKIEANQSDSTYLKKAISILKMMKCTESEAYFQASYYMYKIDPTADAATGCGYMAYKKGDYDTAIKYFDEALNLESDNEKKAQIAYAVAATLFNVKKLSQARGYLQKAISFKENYGDAYILLAQLYASSPNWNDEAALNKCTYFVVIDKLQRAKAVDPTVADKANELISTYARYTPKAEDLFMLGIKAGDRVTVGGWIGESTTVR from the coding sequence ATGAAGATTAAAACGCTTGTAGCTGTCTTGCTCCTTTCGGGTGGAGTAACCAGTGTCCTGGCACAGGAAGATTGTAACAAGAACAGTAGTATTTCTCATGAAGCGGTAAGAGCTAATAACTTTAAAGATGCTTATTTGCCGTGGAAAGAAGTTCTGAAGGATTGCCCTACGTTGCGGTATTATACATACACGGATGGTATTAAAATATTATCATCCTTCTTGAATGATATAAAGGACCGTAATTCGGCTGATTACAAAAAGTATTTTGATGAGTTGATGGAGGTTTTTGACTTGAGAATGAAATATACTCCGGATTTTATGCATTTGAAAGGTACTCCTTCTGTGGGTGAGGTTTTGGGTAATAAAGCCATCAATTACATTGCTTATGCTCCTAATATAGATGTAAATCAAGCTTATGCTTGGTTGAAAGAATCTCTGGACACTGAAAAGGGGGGCTCTAAAGGTCCTATCCTCCACTATTTCCTGGATATGTCTTTGAATAAATTGAAAGGTGATCCTAATCATAAAGAACAATTTATTCAGGATTATCTGACTGATTCCGAATATGCCGATGCTGCTATTGCCGCAGAAGATGACGCAAAAAAGAAAGCTGCTTTACAACAAGTGAAAGAAAACCTTGTAGCCATGTTTATCAATAGTGGTACCGCTGATTGTGAATCTTTGCAGGGTATTTATGGTCCTAAAATTGAAGCGAACCAATCTGACTCTACTTACCTGAAGAAAGCTATCTCTATCTTGAAGATGATGAAGTGTACGGAAAGCGAAGCATACTTCCAGGCTTCTTATTATATGTATAAGATTGACCCGACTGCTGATGCCGCTACCGGATGCGGATATATGGCATACAAGAAGGGTGACTATGATACGGCTATCAAATACTTTGATGAAGCACTGAATTTGGAGAGTGATAATGAAAAGAAAGCTCAGATTGCTTATGCTGTTGCTGCCACATTATTCAATGTGAAGAAACTTTCACAAGCCAGAGGTTATTTGCAAAAAGCTATCAGTTTCAAAGAGAATTATGGTGATGCTTATATCTTGCTTGCACAACTTTATGCTTCCAGCCCGAACTGGAATGATGAGGCTGCCTTGAATAAATGTACATATTTTGTTGTTATTGATAAACTGCAACGCGCTAAAGCTGTAGATCCCACAGTAGCGGATAAAGCAAACGAATTGATTTCAACGTATGCACGTTATACACCGAAGGCTGAAGACCTCTTTATGTTGGGCATTAAAGCCGGTGACCGCGTTACAGTAGGCGGTTGGATCGGTGAAAGCACAACGGTTCGATAA
- a CDS encoding sigma-54 interaction domain-containing protein, translating into MTKAEIQQVKLRFGIIGNNEALMRAIDVAIQVAPTDLSVLITGESGVGKESFPQIIHQYSRRKHGQYIAVNCGAIPEGTIDSELFGHEKGAFTGAIGERKGYFGEADGGTIFLDEVGELPLPTQARLLRVLESGEFIKVGSSKVQKTDVRIVAATNVNLTQAISEGRLREDLYYRLNTVPIQIPPLRERGEDAFLLFRKFASDFAEKYRMPAIQLTEDAKQLLISYSWPGNVRQLKNITEQISIIETNREINASILKGYLPEQNTMQRLPALFGVKETKSFESEREILYQVLFDMRQDVTELKKLVHEIMTERGKTAAPAVPATYYAQPPAVVTPVSPSVPTIIHPSIKPSHNIDEDIQDTEEYVEESLSLDEVEKEMIRKALEKHHGKRKSAAKDLNISERTLYRKIKEYGLD; encoded by the coding sequence ATGACGAAAGCGGAAATACAACAAGTAAAGTTACGATTCGGCATCATTGGCAACAATGAAGCATTGATGCGTGCGATAGACGTTGCTATACAGGTGGCGCCTACCGATCTGTCTGTACTGATAACCGGAGAAAGTGGTGTGGGTAAGGAAAGTTTTCCCCAGATCATTCACCAGTACAGTCGGCGTAAGCATGGTCAGTATATTGCGGTGAACTGTGGTGCCATTCCCGAAGGAACTATTGACTCGGAATTGTTCGGTCATGAGAAAGGGGCTTTCACCGGTGCCATCGGTGAACGGAAAGGATATTTTGGTGAGGCGGATGGTGGAACGATTTTTCTGGATGAAGTGGGAGAGTTGCCTTTGCCTACGCAAGCACGCCTGCTCCGTGTGCTGGAAAGCGGAGAGTTCATAAAAGTCGGTTCATCCAAAGTGCAGAAGACCGATGTACGCATTGTGGCAGCTACCAATGTAAACTTGACACAGGCTATTTCCGAAGGACGTTTACGTGAAGACTTGTATTACCGCCTGAACACTGTGCCTATCCAGATACCCCCTTTGCGTGAGCGTGGAGAGGATGCATTTCTATTATTCCGTAAGTTTGCTTCGGATTTCGCCGAGAAATATCGTATGCCTGCCATCCAGTTGACGGAAGATGCCAAGCAGCTATTGATTTCCTACTCGTGGCCCGGCAATGTGCGGCAATTGAAGAATATAACGGAACAGATTTCCATCATTGAAACCAACCGTGAAATCAATGCTTCTATATTGAAAGGATATTTGCCGGAACAGAATACGATGCAGCGGCTGCCCGCTTTGTTCGGCGTCAAAGAAACCAAGAGCTTTGAGAGTGAACGGGAAATCTTATATCAGGTTCTTTTCGATATGCGTCAGGATGTGACGGAGCTGAAAAAACTGGTACATGAGATTATGACCGAACGTGGAAAAACTGCCGCTCCGGCTGTGCCTGCTACTTATTATGCCCAACCGCCTGCCGTAGTGACTCCTGTTTCTCCGAGCGTGCCTACCATTATTCATCCTTCCATAAAGCCGTCCCACAACATTGATGAAGATATACAGGACACGGAGGAGTATGTAGAAGAGTCTCTCTCGCTGGATGAGGTGGAGAAAGAAATGATACGGAAAGCCTTGGAAAAACATCATGGTAAACGCAAGAGTGCGGCAAAGGATCTGAATATTTCCGAGCGTACCTTATACAGAAAGATTAAAGAATATGGATTGGATTAA
- a CDS encoding hemolysin family protein, with protein sequence MDTYIYLLITMAFSAFFSGMEIAFVSVDKLRFEMERKEGLTSRILSYFFRNSNSFISTMLVGNNIALVIYGILMAQVIKVHLLGDLISNDFVEVLLQTIISTLIILVTGEFLPKTLFKINPNLVLKVCAFPLLICYIVLYPVSQLASGLSYLFLRLFGMKINKEASDKAFGKVDLDYFVQSSIDNAEDEEELDAEVKIFQNALDFSSIKIRDCIVPRTEIVAVDLTATLEDLKSLFVESGISKIIVYDGNIDNVVGYIHSSEMFRNPADWRNNVKEVPIVPETMAAHKLMKLFMQQKKTIAVVVDEFGGTSGIVSLEDLVEEIFGDIEDEHDNTSYVCKQIGEDEYVLSGRLEIEKVNETFDLDLPEEDDYMTVGGLILNRYQSFPKLHEVVTIDKFQFKIIKVTATKIELVRLKVVE encoded by the coding sequence ATGGATACCTATATTTATTTATTGATTACTATGGCTTTCTCCGCTTTCTTTTCGGGTATGGAGATTGCTTTTGTTTCCGTAGACAAACTGCGTTTTGAAATGGAACGTAAGGAAGGGTTGACTTCACGCATTCTTTCTTATTTCTTCCGTAATTCCAATAGCTTCATATCTACCATGTTGGTAGGTAATAATATTGCGCTGGTTATTTATGGTATTCTCATGGCGCAAGTTATCAAAGTCCATCTCCTGGGCGATTTGATCTCCAATGATTTCGTGGAAGTGTTGTTACAGACAATCATTTCTACGCTTATTATCTTGGTAACAGGTGAATTCCTTCCTAAAACCTTATTCAAGATTAACCCCAATCTTGTATTAAAAGTATGCGCTTTTCCGCTACTGATCTGTTATATCGTTTTGTATCCGGTGTCTCAGCTGGCTTCCGGATTATCTTACCTATTCTTGCGTCTGTTCGGGATGAAGATCAATAAAGAAGCTTCGGACAAGGCTTTTGGAAAAGTAGACCTGGATTATTTTGTCCAGTCCAGTATCGATAATGCCGAAGATGAAGAAGAACTGGATGCCGAGGTGAAGATATTTCAGAATGCGCTCGACTTCTCCAGTATTAAAATACGCGATTGCATCGTACCCCGCACGGAAATTGTAGCTGTTGACCTGACTGCCACTCTGGAAGATTTGAAAAGTCTTTTTGTTGAATCCGGCATCTCCAAGATTATAGTGTATGATGGCAATATAGATAATGTGGTAGGGTATATCCATTCGTCCGAAATGTTCCGCAATCCTGCCGACTGGCGGAATAATGTAAAAGAAGTACCCATTGTGCCCGAAACTATGGCAGCGCATAAACTGATGAAACTCTTCATGCAGCAAAAGAAAACGATTGCTGTAGTGGTGGATGAGTTTGGCGGTACGTCCGGCATTGTTTCACTGGAGGACTTGGTAGAAGAAATATTCGGTGATATTGAGGATGAACATGATAATACTTCGTATGTATGCAAACAGATTGGCGAAGACGAATATGTGCTTTCCGGTCGTTTGGAAATAGAAAAAGTTAATGAGACATTTGATCTGGATCTGCCGGAAGAAGATGATTATATGACGGTGGGTGGATTGATCCTGAACCGTTATCAGAGTTTCCCGAAATTGCATGAAGTAGTGACGATTGATAAATTCCAGTTCAAAATTATTAAGGTTACAGCCACTAAAATAGAGTTGGTACGTCTTAAAGTGGTGGAATAA